In the Ipomoea triloba cultivar NCNSP0323 chromosome 6, ASM357664v1 genome, one interval contains:
- the LOC116023473 gene encoding zinc finger BED domain-containing protein RICESLEEPER 2-like has product MHDDETVQKEPKIAPTPPSVGTECNDEENKNKKRKISRQRSEVWDHFTKISNDKCERKAKCNYCKKELFVDTKMNGTSSLKAHVRICPKMPRSSSDPSQTELLVPSSEGEGSLGCAKYNAEALRNSIAEMIINHEIPFKFVEFKGFRKCLPIACPRFKVPSRWTIARDCYAMYLEEKQNHKAEDIGKMIEKCLRDWAIDKVFTITVDNASSNDVATTCLRKKLNNVNGTILEGKFIHMRCVAHIINLVVTEGLKEVNESIARVRSAVRWNSTYLMLDAAQKFERAFERFEEIDHNYRHELVLNDGTPDQDDWENIRKMSKFLQRFYDFTLKISSTTYVTCNAYFPKICELYCTLRDWIRSSDPQFSAMVKRMKEKFDKYWGNVEKMNTLLYVATVLDPRKKYIFADFCFKKMYSVDQASVLCSKLKEVTSEGNNFSQSLSVINEDCEDEPHNVLNIETDFQKYLVEIGRGEQKSELDKYINEELDTQIGGGEFDILRWWKENAHRFPILSCMARDILAVPVSTVASESTFNIGGRVLDTYRSSLTPKIVQALVCTQDWLREENLISMNDLVEHDVGEMYKLDIDMSKMSLDLVID; this is encoded by the exons ATGCATGATGATGAAACGGTTCAAAAAGAGCCAAAGATTGCACCAACCCCACCAAGTGTTGGAACTGAGTGTAAtgatgaagaaaataaaaataagaaaagaaagattAGCCGACAAAGATCTGAGGTATGGGATCATTTTACTAAAATTAGTAATGACAAGTGTGAGCGAAAAGCTAAATGCAATTATTGTAAGAAAGAATTGTTTGTTGATACTAAAATGAATGGCACTAGTTCACTAAAAGCTCATGTTAGAATCTGTCCAAAAATGCCCCGTTCTAGTAGTGACCCTAGCCAAACTGAATTACTTGTCCCATCAAGTGAAGGGGAAGGATCACTAGGTTGTGCAAAGTATAATGCCGAGGCACTTAGGAATAGCATTGCTGAAATGATTATAAATCATGAAATACCCTTCAAGTTTGTTGAGTTTAAGGGATTTAGAAAATGCTTGCCTATTGCTTGTCCTAGGTTTAAGGTTCCATCACGATGGACTATTGCTAGGGATTGTTATGCTATGTATTTGGAGGAGAAACAAAA TCATAAAGCTGAAGATATTGGCAAGATGATTGAAAAATGCTTGCGTGATTGGGCAATAGACAAGGTTTTCACAATTACCGTGGATAATGCTAGTTCAAATGATGTGGCTACTACATGCTTGAGAAAGAAGTTGAATAATGTGAATGGAACTATTTTAGAGGGAAAATTCATTCATATGAGATGTGTTGCAcacataattaatttggttgTCACGGAAGGGTTGAAGGAAGTGAATGAATCAATTGCTCGTGTTAGATCCGCGGTGAG GTGGAATTCTACATACTTGATGTTAGACGCCGCTCAAAAATTTGAAAGAGCATTTGAGAGGTTTGAAGAGATTGACCACAATTATAGGCATGAACTTGTGTTGAATGATGGCACACCCGATCAGGATGATTGGGAAAATATTAGGAAGATGAGTAAGTTTTTGCAACGGTTCTATGACTTCACATTGAAAATTTCTAGTACTACATATGTGACTTGTAATGCATACTTTCCTAAAATTTGTGAATTGTATTGTACTTTGCGTGATTGGATAAGGAGTTCTGACCCTCAATTCAGTGCTATGGTAAAGAGAATGAAGGAGAAATTTGACAAATATTGGGGGAATGTTGAGAAAATGAATACGCTACTTTATGTTGCAACTGTTCTTGACCCTAGAAAGAAATATATCTTTGCTGATTTTTGTTTTAAGAAAATGTATTCAGTTGATCAAGCTTCGGTGTTGTGTTCTAAACTTAAGGAAGTGACCA GTGAGGGTAACAATTTCTCTCAATCATTGAGTGTCATTAATGAGGATTGTGAAGATGAACCGCATAATGTTCTAAACATTGAAACTGATTTTCAAAAGTATTTGGTTGAGATTGGACGTGGGGAGCAGAAATCTGAATTGGACAAATACATCAATGAAGAGCTTGATACTCAGATTGGTGGTGGTGAATTTGATATTCTCCGATGGTGGAAAGAAAATGCTCATAGGTTTCCCATTCTCTCATGCATGGCTCGTGATATATTGGCAGTTCCTGTATCCACCGTAGCATCTGAATCTACATTTAACATAGGTGGACGTGTGCTTGATACTTATAGGAGTTCATTAACTCCTAAAATTGTACAAGCTCTTGTGTGCACTCAAGATTGGTTACGAGAAGAAAATCTCATTTCAATGAATGATTTAGTTGAGCATGATGTTGGAGAGATGTATAAACTTGACATCG ATATGTCAAAGATGAGTTTGGATCTTGTGATTGATTAG